The Xyrauchen texanus isolate HMW12.3.18 chromosome 17, RBS_HiC_50CHRs, whole genome shotgun sequence DNA window ACACTAAACAGGAAAACTACACCAGTGTAGTCAGTAGTTGGAGGAGTTGAAAAAGTGCAAAAGCGTAGAAACAAGGCAAATAACTCTCTCTATATTGACAAAGATTTCACTTTATGAAAAATATAGAATAAAAGAATGATAAACGGctcataataacaacaacactcatgtgttttctttaatgttttgtaacatgttttaacTTGAAACAATAATCATGGGATACTGTGATGTTTATTATTTTGCTTTGATTTTAGAGATGTGGAATTTCAAGATGGTGAAGTGTTGTTGTCATTACGACCAAGTTTAATAATTGCTTAACATTTTGAATGATTTGAATGATTGATTTACAAAGATGTTGACTGTGATTCCAAAACATGTGATACGGAGCACTGCGGAAACATGAGTTTATTAAGTGTGAGAATGAGATTATTACAACTAACTTTGtgaaagcattttatttattttaaaaaagttttattttatacCCTTTGATAACATGCAATTTAGTATGTaatatctgtatatctgtcttCCAGCTCAGCAAACAAATCAGCAACAAAGTGTCAAAATgaaaaagttttatatatataacccTTCCatcatattatttttgttataatcatTGTTAGCAGTAGAAGGTAGCACTTGTTGAattgaaaatctttgttttgggGCATTAATACAATCCCTCACTTGGACAAAGTGGGAGAGAGGATACGTTTGTATAGAACAAGGGGTAAATGATGTTCAGAAAAGGGACGTCAACCCAAAACTGTGATTTTCAAAAGGGTGAGAAATTTAAGGGTCATTTAAATAACAGAATTGTAAAATCAATGATTTGCTGTTGTGTGGTTGcaagaagtttaaaaaaaaactaaaaagaatgtTTTGAAATGTCAATGTTATTTACGCATCAGtgtatttgtacaaatatttACTTTTGTTAAAATCAAAAGATTACAGACATGATGGGGCCTTTATGTATTGGAAAGGGCCGAATTGGTTGGAGGGCATGTTTGAATATGTATGAAGACATTGTCTTACTTGAGCTCTGATTGGGCTACACTCATTTGTTGGGGGCATGCCCTGGGTGTGCTTAGTCAGCTCCCTTTTTCAGTCGTCAGGGGACTAACCAGAGTCTGACGTTTCTATGAGTGTCCCATTTGCTAAATTATTCCAGTGCGCTAAAGTTTGCTACCTATAatatcccagaatgcaccatacAAACTAGGGAGAAGCACTGCTCACTCTGCTTCCTTTCCGGAAATGTCGTCAGGATTtctgaagtctctcaagccttattttctgtttaaaataGATTGTTCATAATAAATTTCATCCATAATGTGCATGAAAAGGAAACAATCTTAatcttaattataaaaaaatgcacTCCTTTGTAATTTTTCTTTAAGTCATTTATCTTTCATTATAACACCACAAAAATGCACGATAGTGTCATTTGTACAGCAAAGTTTTTGATTAATACCGGCTTTAATCAATCAAATACGTGACCTATGTAATGGTGtcgcaggtgattgagtcataagtgtcccgaTGTTCAATAGATCAACACCCTGGCCAATGCCCGAATTCCTATTTTTACAGTATACTGATTCATGACGTAGGAAGCTAGATGAGATGCACACCCTGTGTCATTTGTGTTATCCCTTCATTGTGATCATGACAGCATCCAAGGCAATGctcctcaaaaataaataaataaataaataaataaataaataaataaactcactGTGCTCCACCTGATTCCCTTTGACCTTTCTGCTTCTCTTAATGAGAGATTATAAATGGGAACATTCTGCTAACCTTTACTTCATGATCCCAGCCAACAAGAGGTCTCCACGGGACACCACCTCATAGAGTGTAAATGGGCATCAAACCACACAACCTCCTGCAACTGGGGGTCATTTTTAATTCataaaaattgtgaaaaactacacaGACAGCATTTATGTGGTCAGTTATAAATGGTATGTAGTGGAGAATACTGTACATATATCTAGAGAAAACAATATGGTTTATCTTAATGTGTGATAAACTAACACTGTATTGCatgaattttatatataaaacaaaaaacagacaatCTACGAGTAatgtcatttgtgtgtgtttttctttctttctaataatgccataaaaaaatggcaattttttttaatgtcctcCATTGAAGCAGGCTTTGCAGAAATGATCTATTTATGTTGCAGAATCAGTCTTTAGATGTCTATAGTTTTGGGAGAGTATAAAAGTGTACAATGTTAAGATATTCACCTGAGTaggccctgctgaaaagaccagcttatacCAAAATGAATTACCATTCTCGTGTAGCTGGTGAACCAGCATAGCCAAGGTGTTTGCAAGCAAGTTTAAGCTGGCAAAGCTGGTTGAACAAGGAACTCTAGCGTGTTAAGTCAGGCCCTGCCATGATTTTGACTGCTGCGTTTCCACTCTCATCCAAACTCAAATGGTGTTGTCCTGCACAAACTATTTAGACATTCTAAAACGCTCTCTAGTACcacatacatttgaaaacaagTTTCTGACAACAAATTTGTGTGGACGTGTCCGTAGTCACTAGATCTTGTTGGAATATTCCATGTGGGATCAGCatccaaaatacaaataaagttggtGACCAACTATTCTGTATTTTTTCAGCGGAAGGCTGCTTGTATCAGCAGAGACTAAATTCCATATGATCCCCAACAGTATGCCACCCTTCCTTCACTATTGGAGGACTGGATAGAGGGAGCttatataaacttgttttctggGCATATGCttaaacaaaccaacaaatatTTGTGTTCTTACCACCTCAACATAGTCACATAACAACTCGTAATAATTAATTTGAGAATGCAAAATCGGGAATTGGgcgaaaaggggataaaataaataaataaataaaggaaacgTCAGAGAACAAAATTGGTTAATCATTCCATATGTATTTATGCAATAAATATGACTGATGAACTGTAAGTCAACAACCTTCTGCTtccctcatcttgttccaaacccttgaTGTATTCTTAGTTCCGTGGTACACAACTTAGGAAAAATCGTAATAGCATCattcattggtttgtttatttttgtcaacGGACCAGCAATTAAAAATTGGCACTCTGAGATCTGAACCTGTTGTGCttggcaacataaaaaaaaatttaaagaacaGCCTGATACTCTGACAAGCACTGTTAAAGGTCTATATATACAAGCAGACCGCTGGGTTGAGTGTCAACCTTCGGGCTCCAATTTCCCTACTCCTGCACCCACCCATACTAATTAACCATACCACAGCCGATCAACCAAAACTCTCCCATTGTACattgtaaattgtaatttattcTTGTTCTGCACTGATAAAGACTTACCAAATTGAATGAACAAGCACACTGTAGAAAATACCTCCAGGAACATGGTGACCTGTTGTTTTTGTGGTTATAGAGGATCTAGATAGTTTTGCATGGGATGTATGCTTCAGTTAGGCAGCAGCTGGGCAAGAAACAAAGTGCGGATAACCGAGGCTAAGACCTTTCCACACTTCCCAAATGTACTACcactacattcacaaacagctcacTGAGAGCTGGGGTGGGAGAGGAGGAATGGAAGGGCAGACGCTGGGAAACAACAGCTCCCCCCAAATCCTCGGAGACACTGAGGAGTGCAATCAGCATCGAGAGAACGTTGTGGGGGGGCATACTTGAAATTCTAGGATAATATTTCTCATCCACTTCAACATGATGTGCTTAGATGAGCAATGCACTAATTTTAGACTGAGGGAGTGTCAAAAGAGAAGGAGTGCGATTAAGAAACAAGCGAAGGAGAGGGTGCAGGAAACTTTCTTGGGTGAAAGAGATTTATTATTCAAGCAAAATGAGAGAATGTGAAACAATGTgacaaatagagagagagacagaaacaaGGAAGtgaagaacaaacaaaagaaagggACAATAGTTTAACAGTGTCTCTCACATTCTAGAGTACACTGAACAAACACATTATTTACACAGAGTTGTGGCTCAACAGAGTCTTTCTATTCCACATCATTATTTTTCATACATCATTTTTAAACACATAatagaaatgcatctgtttcatatGCATGGTATTTAGCTTAATTCAACATTAGTACAAATAATACACCATCCTAATAAATCTCTGAATGGACAATATGGTATCTAGTCTACTGATTACTTGGTTTATTgaaaaccctgctgaaaagatcagTAGCTGGTCAATGGTACACATTTTGTGATACTGGTttgcttaaccagcaagactttcttggtcaaccagcttcaccagaaagaccatgctggtcgaCCAGGTTTGTAAGCCAAGTTTTACTAGTAaacagcatggctatgctggATCACCTGCCAAATCTCCACTAACTAGCATAAACTAACAGCTAAGATTAAAGCCAAAGCAAAGATGTCCTATTTCTAAACAAAGAATCAGCAGTCACTGTAGTACAAACTCTAGTGCTCTACAACATATCACGTCAATCTACTCTTACTACGCAGTAATGCAGATAATTGGACAAAGCATAGAAGCATTGCACTCTGTGTAACTGGGgcacttaaagagacagtaaacaGATTTGTTGGTCACTGATTTTATGTACAGAGCCATCATAAAAATATCAGTGTATAtgcattaaagggatggttcacccaaaaatgaagattctgtcaccatttactcaaccttattcAGTTCAATCGCATGTTACCTTTTCTTCCCTTGAAGTCCAAATAAATTGTTGGGCAGATCGTGTAAATCtgggtcaccatttactttcattccatggaaaaaaaataaaatacaatgaatGGTTACGGATGTTAACATTATGCCTATCATCTcaatttgttttccatggaagagagaaagtcatatagatttggaacaaaatggaagtgagaaaatgatgacagaattttcatttttgggtgaaccatcccttcaaCATCTCTAACCTTATTGACAAGCAATTGTAATGCCCGTGTGCTAGCTATGGCAAAACATTATGGAAATTGTCTACTCTTTATATTCAACAGTTTGCAAGTCATTTATAACATAAATGTATATCTTCTTTAGGAGCATCAGAGTATAAAAGATCTTCTGCTACTTCATTTTCTAGCAGTCCCCCTGAGAGCTAGGCATTGCTACTGCCGTGCTGATGGAAACATTTCTCCAGGGGGTTGTAGGGGAGGGAAAGTAACAGGAACATTAACCCTCCAAAGATGAGAATGGCCCCAGCCGAGCCAATGCATGCCACTGACCAGGACAGCTCATAATGGAGAGGGATACTGTGATCACTTGCCAGTAGGGCCAGTACAGACTGGTGGAAAACAATGATGGATAACAGCACCAGGATACCTAAGGAGAGTGGTGAGAGGGTAATGGAGATGAAAGGTTCATTAATTAAAAAGGTATAGTTTAACCCTTTCACCGTTAcaccaggtttgacatcaatgacATCAAACAGCAAACCAGTAATGTTTGACGAATATCACTGACATCAAACCTGGTGCACCTTTTCTTGATGCGGCACATTTAAtgaatgcaaatgagatttgtaaTCTCCAGCGGAGGTGAAGAGTTTCAGCGtataactacactgtaaaaactgaaaTTGCATTTTATCCAGCTTATTGGGTGATTTGAGTcacagaaatgaatgaaaatttACTTTACTTTACATCTATATAAAAATGTTAGTGCGcaaatgttgtcccaactagTAGCTGTCTGAATAAACAATTTCATTTTGAACAGTGTTGCTAATGTttgagttcccagcatgcattgcaacatgaataaattaaGTGGTTAGTGTTTTAGGCTTGTTCCTTGCTGTTTGCTggcttttttatgcttttttttttttttttggcactgttagttaatagttgtgtggtgatgttaggAGCTTATCTTTTAACGTTGATTGTCACAGTTATTGAGGATTGTTTGTTAAGGATTGAGGTCTATTGTGTGTCTACAACAAACAATTGTTCTAACTGCCTTGCCTCACAAGACATACCTCTCTCTTCAGAGGCAAAGATTGCTGATAACTTCATATAAAAGTACtttaaatggtaaaaaaataaaagttctcaCATTGTGAAATTAGTACAATGCAATGTGAATTtgaacaaacaaattcacattgactAAACAGCCATTTTTTTGAGGACAATTATCAAAAGTTGTTGAGAGATACCAAAAATCTTACTGCATCAGGTTGAGTTATAAATTTTTATGTTTGCTCAaagatactttttttattttatagtgtttttaAATTTCGGTCTGTTCGTCACACTAGGCTATCACTAGggtccttgaccctatctgctccaggggcgccgtataaTGGCTGGCCCTGCACACTGacaccagcttagctgggatatgtgaaaccaaatacatttcactgtatatatatgcaaaaatgtatgtatacggTGTgatcaaaataaaggcttcttctaAGGCttctatcatatgtcttcagaagacttaaaataaAGTGCACCAGTCAAATGTACCACTTTTATGGCATTACAGTGGTACTTTTTCATTTTAAgagctttaaaggtgctgtaagtgattttagcattctgaaactttcacgtgactgagcagTTTAATTAGCCACGcctcctcattccaaaaccccaccttccaaaaataattttgaggcCAAAcctgagcaaaagagcagcattgtttgttcctgtggctgtcaaattcaacagtagcACAagagcaccctcaactgacaaacattatgaatcatagcttCAATTAtctgcttcaaatacaacactatgagaacgagcaaaatgattgacaggtgaaaagcatcaatgtcTGCGGTCCACAGGCAgatatttgtttgctttttacaaagtctgcagctgtcacagagactggtgagatatctcacaacacttattcaattaatatctttaagggagtaggtaTGACTGGTGCACCCACCCTGAAATATGGCCAGCTGTATTTCTTGAGTTGCCTTGCTTTGATGTTTAGAACCCAGAATCCCAGCAATGGGACACAGTGTGCTTGACCATTGACAAATCATCCATTTTATTCAGAACATTGACACCTCAATTAATATGAGCTTCTTCCATAACTAATTCAGATTTACAGCAGATTAATTATGAGGTTATCAGGTGTTTAATGCAGCTGAACGTTGTTTTAAGGATACTTTATTGCAGTGGATTGGGGTTTATTCTGGAGTTTTACCTGAGAGGACGAAGCAGACAGTAGCAGGCTTGAGGAAGAAGGGCACACTCTTACTGATGGACATGGTGATACACAGACAGCCCATGACCATCAGAAACAAACTGAGCAAAGCCAACATTGCTGAAGCTATATGCAAACCTAAGAGAGAAAGAGTAAGCAAGCACAGTCAGGTTTGTTTTGATATTGATTTCTACAAAAATCTCAATTTTACCAACACTAAACTGTATGGCCAAAAGTACATGGACACTCAAACACCACACATATAAaaagtggtggagtggtggtggtgtagtggtctaagcacataactggtaatctggcaatcagaaggatgctggttcgaaccccacagccaccaccattgtgtccttgagcaaggcacttaactccaggttgctccaggggtattgtccatgtaataagggctctgtaagtcgctttggataaaagtgtctgccaaatgcataaatgtaaatgtaaatgcaaaaactATTGGAATTAAATAGGGAGTTGGTGCTTcctaacagcttccactcttttGGGAAGGTTTTTCACTAGATTTTGAAACATGGATTTGTTTCCATACAGATACAGGAGCATCAGTGATGTGGCATGGCTCGCAGTCAGCACTCCAATTAATCTCAAACGTGTTAAATGAGGTTAAGGTTTTTATGGAGGCCAGCCAAGTTCTatataaaaaactataaaatGGATCtcgcagcctgatctcataaaaattacatgactacagttacatttttgcaaaattatattatgtggctCCTTACACATATTGCAGCAGTTCCGAGTCCATTGTAGGTTAGAAACCCTAACCATAATGTCCGCTGTGTGACTATCAGGGCCGCATTAATGCACGGGCTTACGCCCTGGGGCccaaaagatgcacttttttcagtaagctaggactatgtgttttcaacataaatgttcaattctgttggttcaggaaggacccatgacaggctgctggcttccactgtcgctgttaatttttatttatttttttgttggaaaagcactgtCTGTATTaacttaaagccctcaagtttacattggttactgtattctttcaattgctctaaacaagtattctgggggacctttttatttttttattgaatgccagacatcaagttgttgttattttaatctgaaagaattacaagatgcacttttttttcagtaagctaggtctatgtgttttcaaggcttcaaggttttattgaatgctacctgactaagaatgcattactttgcacttgtatagtcttttattttgggattttaagagcaataaacatatattgtaatgttaaggaattcatgttttttttcattcagatatgtaatcAACATGTATccattgctattagtcaattattggggagataatcgaatcgaactggaaaaaaaatatatgaatcattagattaatcgatgcaccgaaaaaataatcgctagattaatcgtttaaaaaataatcgtttatcccagccctagatgAAACCCACACATCCCTGTCATTTCATGTTTCTTTTAATATTCCTTcagttatttacagtcagttggtgaaaataaacataaattctAATAGCATATAGAACGGATGAGGTAAAAACAACTGCAACTTCTCTCTCGTTAATATGCGCTGCACTAATTCAGCTGTAAACACATGCTTGCTGAGCAGCCATGGTCTGAAAGAGACAGTACCAACTTAGTGCTCATTATTCATgacaatgtaaactcaatgtaaatcacATAAGTGCATATAAAAAcattcaacaaaaaataaatgtgtaaatacataaatatttagtcATACATtaggaaatattttaacttcagaaaacactgtaaatattaaagaatttaacaaataggctAATGCGCATCTatgctagggtttgttttttttgcatagtatttttttatatagtagCATCTAAATTATAAATCTGTAATGTTATAATAGAATTACAAGAATATAATTACAATTTATGTTAATTATTAGGGTCCAATcttgtattttgtaaaaaaaaaaaaaaataataataataattatttatataaaaataaaaatgctattttatgacatcctaTGAATTGACAGAAggtgaaatttgtacattttttaaaaagctcaaatgtgtttaaaatgattaaaagtgaaatacaaaataaaatgtacaatgctgcatactatattgtgtgaagtcatatatatatgtatgaatacTATCTACATGTGAAGATGCCCCCTTCTCTGTTtgtcaattttgttttttttgtttttttttttagttgcatTAAACTTACATGTCATTAAAAGTCTGGTgagtaaaaaactaaaattgaCTAGCCAATGGTAATTATTTCTCCAAAATATCCACTGATCATGTGATGtggcaacataaaagtattccataagactccatatcttcagaagtaatatgataagtatgggcgagaaacagatcaatatttaagtcctccaAATAATCTCCACTTCAGTTTCAATTTCCCATTCtgcttcttctgtttttggtgaatcacagtcttaatgcatatcgccccctactgggcatagAGGAGAAtgtatgataaaaaaaatctgtttctcacccatattgTGTCTAAACGCATGGATTTAAAAtcccactggagtcaaatggattacttttatgctccctttatgtggattttggagcttcaaaattttggcacccattcacttccattgtgaggacctacacagctgagatattcttttaaaaatcttaatttgtgttctgcagaagtaataaatacacatcttggatgccaAGAGGGTGTGTCAgctgtgagaattttcatttttgggtgaactatccctttaacattgcaTGTGAAATGCTCTCATCAGTTGAGCTAGCACACAATTTAAACACCCCTTGAACAAGTTGATTACGTAATGGAAATATTAAAATCTAAGTAAGTAAAAGTCATGTGATCTAATAAAAGTTTTGATGTCAAATGATAGCATTGTGTAACCAACAGGGTGAAAGGAGTTTAGTAACTGAAAATCTGCTGTTTTACAAGGGATTAAAAgggaataaaagttttttttttttttatcagaaaagTACCACGATTCATACAATGATCCACACAAAAATCTTGCAAATGTAGGTATAgttatgtgattctatgagaccatggCTTTTTGACATATAATGAAAGGTAAGTGACTCATAAAAAAACTCATAAAATCATGACGTGTTGTtctttgaagcttgacagccctGAGTAACTATTCACCTTCATTATATGGTGAAAATCTGTGtgaaattttttaaattttttccttttgtgttccattgaatgATGACAcaaatttcattttgggtgaaggATTCCTAATCAACCTAATCATATTCATTTGATTCACAAAAAGTTTACACATACTTTTGGACATACAGTGTATTTTGTTTCACTTATGATTGCTGCCAATGTgcttgtaaattaaaatgatctcttGAAAAGAGAGATAAAATATGATAAATCCTTGTGTTTGCCAGGACGGTAAGggcgacagagagagaaacatGGACCGAGGGGGGACAGAGGCACATGAAtgattttcaaaaagagaaactgCATGGAAGAGagggcaaagaaaacaaagaGAAGGAGCATTACATACAGAAGACAGAGAAAAGAGGGAGGCGTATACAGAAAGAAATGCCACAGAACTTACTCTTATCTGTTGATTTCTGAAAAATGACAGCATTCTCCCCAGAAGTGAAGAATTTAAAGAATGTGCAGTTGGTTTCTGAGGGCAGAAATTGAGACGGAGGGGGACAAAAGGTGCAGAATAGAGAtcagacagagaaacagagaaaggCACTTCAGTTGTCTGCTGTAAACCCTTTGAGGATCATTGTGTATTAATGTGCGGAGGACACAGAGCAGTTCGCTCACATATGGTATGGCACTgaaagaacgagagagagagagggaggcagaTGCAGTGGGAGGGAACAAGAGTGAGGCAGATGGAAAGAGAAGATGAAGGGCAGAAAAAGGAAGAGAGAAGACAGACTCAGGttaacataaaatacacaatCACTCTCTCATCATCCTTATCTTCCCGCTTTTGCACTCATGTCCTCTATATTTAGATTTTAATCTGCGTGGAAGTCATAATGCTGTCAGCTTTATCCATCCATGCGCAATAAGACCTTTCTGCTAGAACAGTGACCCCCCCAaacaaacatacagatacataatTTGCTGTCATTGACAACAATCTGTCCACGCCACCACATTTGTATGTGCATATATGCACACAGTAAAGCTAAAGCACTGCTCGGAGCTGCTTGTGATATGTTATGCATAATGCTGGTAATGTAAAATTGAACAGAgctcttaaaaatatataatggaTGTCAAAACTGAGCAAGAAAATAGGACATCTCTTTATAATAGCAAGGTACCAACAAACTTTCTCAATATATCTGTTAAGTAAGTTCCAGTTTTTGCCAAATCATTTCCACTTTGCTGGGAAAAAACACTGCtataaaagttgtttttgtaCATTCTCCGCTGAAATTATGTCATCCTATATGTTGTGACCGGTCCAACCAGAGAGTGGAACTGTTCCTTAAGTGATCAACAGTCATTAATAATATCAGTGTGATGTTTTGATTGTGCTTAACTCTACTttgtgtctttaaaaataatgatATTCTGTGCTGCCTGCTAACCCAGATACATACATAAAGAATGTGTTCACAATAATAAATGAGCTAAAACTCAAACTAAAAAGATTACTTAATATAAAATtgcattacattgtattgcaGAGTCCATGTTCAATAAGCTTTGTTGTATGTATACTGCACACTGTGGCTAACATACTGTAGGTCATAGGAGATTAATCTATGCATGTAGA harbors:
- the LOC127658460 gene encoding voltage-dependent calcium channel gamma-6 subunit-like, which produces MWSNLFLQQEEDGRVGMAAMGGAGSKGGRGVKRSRPPRMSDSQEGKIKLAFFITIIGVTLTVLGLGTEFWAELSQPKHFRNNQTCEMAHYGLWKSCVRKLWVSDIDPERESCGPVELPGETNCTFFKFFTSGENAVIFQKSTDKSLHIASAMLALLSLFLMVMGCLCITMSISKSVPFFLKPATVCFVLSGILVLLSIIVFHQSVLALLASDHSIPLHYELSWSVACIGSAGAILIFGGLMFLLLSLPYNPLEKCFHQHGSSNA